A genomic segment from Phragmites australis chromosome 6, lpPhrAust1.1, whole genome shotgun sequence encodes:
- the LOC133921197 gene encoding probable pectin methyltransferase QUA2 produces the protein MSRPLYRGASGIGGKPAAVDEAHYDPKEPSENGIGACGRGGARKRHLTAAAVKIGVLVLAAAALVGSVAWAGSLYAGRGAAARAAAAAAHRGYRRLQEQLVTDLLDIGELAGGGARAKEAEVCPSEYENYVPCYYNVTDAVDVSDLGGGVVISYERQCTRDGRVACLVAPPRSYRIPVRWPSGRGFIWKDNVRISGQEFSSGSLFKRMMVEEDQISFPSDAHMADGVEDYAHQIAEMIGLRNEFNFNEAGVRTALDIECGFGTFGAHLFERDLLTMCIANYEASGSQVQITLERGIPAMIGSFASKQLPYPYLSFDMVHCAKCNIEWDKNDGIFLVEVDRLLRPDGYFVWTSNLNTHRALRDKENQKKWTTVRDFAEGLCWEMLSQQDETIVWKKTNKRDCYSSRKSGPELCGKSHDPESPYYQPLNPCIAGTRSRRWIPIEHRTTWPSQARQNSTELDIHGVNSEAFAEDTANWDSMVRNYWSLLSPLIFSDHPKRPGDEDPQPPFNMLRNVLDMNAHFGGFNAALLKAGKSVWVMNVVPTNALNYLPLIFDRGFIGVQHDWCEAFPTYPRTYDMVHADGLLSLEKSHKHRCSTLDIFLEVDRILRPEGWVIIRDTAPLIEATRSVVTQLRWDARILDLDIASDEKLLVCQKPFLRK, from the exons ATGTCGCGGCCGCTGTACAGGGGGGCGTCGGGGATCGGCGGCAAGCCGGCGGCGGTGGACGAGGCGCACTACGACCCCAAGGAGCCCAGCGAGAACGGCATTGGCGCGTGCGGACGGGGCGGCGCGCGGAAGCGGCACCTCACAGCAGCGGCGGTTAAGATCGGGGTCCTGGtgctcgcggcggcggcgctcgtgGGGTCCGTCGCGTGGGCGGGGTCGCTCTACGCGGGCCgcggggcggcggcgcgcgcggccgcggccgcggcgcacCGAGGGTACCGGCGGTTGCAGGAGCAGCTGGTCACGGACCTGCTCGACATCGGCGAGCTCGCGGGCGGCGGTGCCCGCGCCAAGGAGGCGGAGGTGTGCCCGTCTGAGTACGAGAACTACGTGCCATGCTACTACAATGTGACGGACGCCGTCGACGTGTCGGATCTGGGGGGTGGCGTCGTGATTAGCTACGAGCGCCAGTGCACGCGCGACGGCAGGGTCGCTTGCCTCGTCGCGCCGCCGCGGAGCTACCGGATCCCCGTGCGGTGGCCCAGCGGCAGGGGGTTCATTTGGAAGGACAACGTGCGGATTAGCGGGCAGGAGTTCTCGTCAGGGAGCCTGTTCAAGAG gatgatggtggaggaggACCAGATCTCCTTCCCGTCGGATGCGCATATGGCCGACGGTGTGGAGGATTATGCCCATCAGATTGCCGAGATGATTGGGCTGCGGAATGAGTTCAATTTCAATGAGGCTGGG GTTAGGACAGCCCTTGACATAGAATGTGGATTTGGTACATTTGGAGCACATCTTTTTGAGAGAGATCTGTTGACCATGTGCATTGCTAACTATGAGGCATCAGGCAGCCAAGTGCAAATTACACTAGAGAGAGGCATTCCCGCAATGATCGGCTCGTTTGCATCGAAGCAGCTTCCATATCCCTATCTTTCCTTTGATATGGTGCATTGTGCGAAATGTAACATCGAATGGGACAAAAATG ATGGCATTTTCTTGGTTGAAGTGGACAGGCTTTTGAGGCCTGATGGATACTTTGTCTGGACATCGAATTTGAATACACATAGAGCCTTGCGTGACAAAGAAAACCAAAAGAAATGGACAACCGTTCGTGACTTCGCTGAGGGCCTTTGTTGGGAGATGCTGTCACAACAAGATGAGACAATTGTGTGGAAAAAGACAAATAAAAGGGACTGTTACAGTTCTAG AAAATCTGGGCCTGAACTTTGTGGTAAAAGCCATGATCCAGAATCACCATACTACCAACCACTAAACCCCTGCATAGCAGGAACAAGAAGTCGGCGTTGGATTCCCATTGAACATCGCACAACTTGGCCATCTCAGGCTAGACAAAACTCAACAGAACTTGACATACATG GCGTGAATTCAGAAGCCTTTGCCGAGGATACTGCAAATTGGGACTCCATGGTGCGGAACTACTGGTCTTTGCTGTCTCCGCTTATATTTTCAGATCATCCAAAGAGACCTGGTGATGAGGACCCACAGCCACCATTTAACATGCTAAGGAATGTTTTAGATATGAATGCTCACTTTGGTGGATTTAATGCTGCTTTACTGAAGGCTGGAAAGTCTGTATGGGTGATGAATGTTGTTCCGACGAATGCCCTGAACTATCTACCGCTAATATTTGACCGTGGGTTTATTGGGGTTCAACATGACTG GTGTGAAGCATTTCCAACTTACCCACGGACATATGATATGGTGCATGCTGATGGCTTGCTATCACTTGAGAAGAGCCACAAGCATAGATGTTCTACTCTTGACATATTCTTGGAAGTTGATCGCATCCTACGACCAGAG GGCTGGGTCATAATCCGTGACACTGCCCCTCTTATTGAAGCCACAAGATCTGTCGTTACTCAACTAAGGTGGGATGCTCGTATTTTAGATCTTGACATAGCTAGTGATGAAAAGCTACTGGTCTGTCAGAAGCCCTTTCTCAGAAAATAA